A window of the Teredinibacter franksiae genome harbors these coding sequences:
- a CDS encoding sigma-70 family RNA polymerase sigma factor — protein MTVLQSQISGEAKEPQLWQIFELERSIDARNIIFEYYSLWSRKVASKLYSKYACAGLEWADFSQFCALGLLMAIERFDLSKGTPFKAFAYPYMVGRTLDGLQCFFNERVRHGRDHRGAERLESIAIQDTAFESVVDAVVGLAFGFFLESGVVQDELPNNSVQDSFFQAETLACIKNIVSSLDDPERGVLKAHYFQNMKFADIAAMLRVTPSRVSQIHSKGIKAVRLIYEQIYDA, from the coding sequence ATGACTGTTTTGCAGTCACAGATTTCAGGCGAAGCTAAAGAGCCTCAGCTTTGGCAAATATTTGAGCTGGAGCGTAGCATTGATGCTCGCAACATAATATTCGAATACTACAGTCTTTGGTCTCGTAAGGTTGCGAGTAAGCTTTACTCAAAATATGCTTGTGCTGGGCTGGAATGGGCCGATTTTTCACAATTTTGTGCGTTAGGCCTACTGATGGCGATAGAGCGGTTTGATCTCAGTAAAGGTACACCGTTTAAGGCGTTTGCTTATCCGTATATGGTTGGTAGGACGTTAGATGGCCTGCAGTGTTTTTTTAATGAAAGAGTTCGTCATGGACGAGATCACCGCGGCGCGGAGCGGTTAGAATCAATCGCGATACAGGATACTGCATTCGAGTCGGTAGTAGATGCGGTTGTTGGTCTGGCTTTCGGCTTCTTCCTGGAGTCAGGGGTTGTGCAAGATGAACTGCCAAACAACTCTGTCCAGGATTCTTTTTTCCAAGCAGAAACGCTAGCGTGTATTAAAAATATTGTAAGCTCGTTAGATGACCCCGAAAGAGGTGTGCTAAAAGCACATTACTTTCAGAATATGAAATTTGCTGATATTGCTGCGATGCTTCGCGTTACACCCTCCCGGGTTAGCCAAATTCATAGCAAAGGTATTAAAGCCGTACGTTTAATATATGAGCAAATATATGATGCATAA
- a CDS encoding glycoside hydrolase family 28 protein, producing the protein MKYTNVVYVLLAWLISAQPLAQARNISYDDNFGPLYKNLPFNMPLVALPKIPRYEVSIEKFGGVGDGVSVNTGAFAKAINHLSEKGGGRLIVPRGIWLSGPIVLKSHIDLHVQSGALVKFIPDKDLYELIDTSYEGLNAWRPISPIYANNLTDIAITGQGTIDGSGGDWRLVKKSKMTDGQWKKLVASGGIVSDDGKVWFPSQESLQGAKAMKTDNIFKYNKKQAQAIKHWLRPVMVALVNTDRILLDGPTFQNSPAWNLHLLMSKNIVVRNVQVRNPWFAQNGDGIDLESVKNVLVYKNRFDVGDDAICLKSGKNEDGRRRGIPSENLIIQDNVVYHGHGGFVLGSEMSGGVKNVSFSKATFIGTDIGIRFKSTRGRGGVVENIWISDIDMIDIAKGAINFNLYYSNKVLWEPGKKNKDDVPPVDEKTPQFKDISIKNVRALNVGIAAFLQGLPEMKLRNVTLENAYFESNKGIQITDADNISINNVTVLSQQQNAIDLRNASNVNFGDIDIGKEHHVSIQGEESNDIVFDKKGLKIKMGEYVNKKAVRYSQ; encoded by the coding sequence ATGAAATATACAAACGTGGTTTATGTCCTTCTGGCATGGCTTATATCGGCTCAACCGCTAGCGCAGGCGCGAAATATTAGTTACGACGATAATTTCGGGCCTTTATACAAGAACCTGCCATTTAACATGCCTCTGGTCGCGCTGCCCAAAATTCCCCGCTATGAGGTTTCCATTGAAAAATTTGGCGGCGTGGGTGATGGCGTTTCAGTCAATACAGGCGCTTTCGCCAAAGCCATTAACCACCTTTCCGAGAAAGGTGGTGGTCGCTTAATAGTACCGAGGGGTATTTGGTTAAGCGGCCCTATCGTGCTTAAAAGTCATATCGACTTACATGTACAAAGTGGTGCCTTGGTTAAATTCATTCCCGACAAAGACCTCTACGAACTCATCGACACCAGCTATGAAGGCCTAAACGCTTGGCGGCCTATAAGCCCCATTTATGCCAACAATTTGACCGATATTGCCATTACCGGCCAAGGCACTATTGATGGATCTGGCGGCGACTGGCGGCTAGTGAAGAAATCGAAAATGACCGATGGCCAATGGAAAAAACTGGTGGCCAGTGGCGGTATTGTATCCGACGATGGCAAAGTCTGGTTTCCCTCTCAGGAGTCGCTGCAGGGTGCGAAAGCGATGAAGACTGACAACATCTTCAAATACAACAAAAAGCAGGCACAAGCCATAAAACATTGGCTACGCCCTGTAATGGTGGCGTTGGTGAATACCGATAGAATTTTACTGGATGGCCCAACCTTCCAAAACTCGCCCGCCTGGAACCTGCATCTACTTATGAGCAAAAATATTGTAGTGAGGAATGTGCAGGTACGAAATCCCTGGTTTGCTCAAAACGGGGATGGCATAGACCTAGAATCAGTGAAGAACGTGTTGGTCTACAAAAACCGGTTTGATGTGGGTGACGACGCTATTTGCCTTAAATCTGGAAAAAATGAAGACGGTCGCCGCCGCGGTATACCGAGCGAAAACCTGATTATTCAAGATAACGTGGTATACCACGGCCATGGCGGGTTTGTACTCGGTAGCGAAATGTCGGGCGGAGTAAAAAATGTATCTTTCTCCAAGGCAACCTTTATTGGTACCGATATCGGTATTCGCTTTAAAAGCACGCGCGGGCGTGGTGGCGTAGTAGAAAACATTTGGATATCCGATATTGATATGATCGACATCGCCAAGGGCGCTATAAATTTCAACCTGTACTACTCCAACAAAGTATTATGGGAGCCGGGCAAGAAAAACAAAGACGACGTACCACCGGTAGACGAGAAAACCCCGCAATTTAAAGATATATCTATAAAAAATGTTCGCGCACTTAATGTGGGAATAGCCGCTTTTCTACAGGGCTTGCCCGAAATGAAACTGCGTAATGTCACCCTTGAAAACGCCTATTTTGAATCGAACAAAGGTATACAAATAACAGATGCCGATAACATTAGTATCAACAACGTTACCGTACTATCGCAGCAACAAAACGCTATAGACCTGCGCAATGCAAGCAACGTTAATTTTGGGGATATCGATATTGGTAAGGAACATCATGTTTCTATACAGGGCGAGGAGAGCAACGACATCGTTTTTGACAAAAAGGGATTGAAAATAAAAATGGGAGAGTACGTTAACAAAAAGGCCGTTCGCTATAGCCAGTAG
- the hypD gene encoding hydrogenase formation protein HypD codes for MNTSGAQLWLDKIHQLPELAAPFNLLNVCGGHERSITHAGLRGVLPKGLNLIPGPGCPVCVCPEADIALAIAIAMQANVVLLAFGDLLRVPINRTNPCKLLPKSVKSLSQAKAAGADIQPIASPLEAKKIAAQQPNKTVVFFAAGFETTMAPVAALLTEFFSHSLPRNLLFLISGRKTWPAVRKLLADAESAPIHGLIAPGHVATVMGAHEWQFIPDEFKIPSAIAGFESESLLRAFHSILQQQISHKPQLENCYPQAVKTHGNLHAQTLLDRCFKVTSSQWRGIGSINNSGFTLVPALAELDAHNHYADISLAIHEAYSQNTMPKNCKCAEVVMAKGLPNQCPLYGTSCSPRQPLGPCMVSDEGACRIWWSAGHE; via the coding sequence GTGAACACCAGTGGCGCACAGCTTTGGCTAGACAAAATTCACCAACTGCCAGAACTAGCGGCCCCATTTAACCTACTCAATGTTTGTGGCGGCCACGAACGCAGTATTACCCACGCAGGGCTACGCGGCGTATTACCCAAGGGCCTAAACCTGATCCCCGGCCCAGGCTGCCCCGTATGCGTGTGCCCAGAAGCGGATATAGCACTGGCAATAGCCATTGCCATGCAAGCCAATGTTGTACTTCTGGCATTTGGCGATTTATTACGGGTACCCATAAACAGAACAAACCCGTGCAAACTACTGCCAAAATCGGTTAAATCCCTGTCGCAAGCAAAAGCAGCCGGAGCGGACATTCAGCCTATTGCATCGCCACTAGAGGCAAAAAAAATAGCCGCGCAACAGCCAAATAAAACCGTGGTATTTTTTGCCGCAGGATTTGAAACCACCATGGCACCGGTTGCCGCTCTGCTAACGGAATTTTTTTCGCATAGCCTACCCCGTAATCTTCTGTTTTTAATTTCCGGGAGAAAAACCTGGCCAGCTGTGCGCAAATTGTTGGCAGACGCAGAATCGGCTCCCATCCACGGGCTAATCGCACCCGGTCATGTGGCGACCGTTATGGGAGCGCATGAATGGCAATTTATTCCTGACGAATTTAAAATTCCAAGTGCCATTGCGGGCTTTGAGAGCGAGAGTCTATTGCGGGCATTTCACTCAATATTGCAACAGCAAATTAGTCACAAACCACAGCTCGAAAATTGCTACCCCCAGGCGGTAAAAACACACGGTAATTTACACGCGCAAACCCTGTTAGATCGCTGCTTTAAGGTTACGTCATCGCAATGGCGCGGTATTGGCTCAATTAACAATTCTGGTTTCACCTTAGTACCCGCACTAGCTGAACTCGATGCACACAATCACTATGCTGATATCAGCCTCGCCATACACGAAGCCTACAGTCAAAATACAATGCCTAAAAATTGTAAATGCGCAGAGGTTGTTATGGCTAAAGGCTTACCGAACCAATGCCCACTGTATGGCACCAGCTGTAGCCCACGCCAACCGCTAGGGCCCTGTATGGTATCGGACGAAGGCGCCTGTAGAATTTGGTGGAGTGCGGGCCATGAGTAA
- a CDS encoding PEP-CTERM sorting domain-containing protein translates to MKNVLLTLKYSLAILALGFTLSANAALIWDNGTGTDNIGGHCSSCGDMDAHTMFDNFSLTAGVADLTVEWDASFYNILPTAGADTDVRLSIWNAYNQDQVWTNVFDFQELDLLSTNKTQGVNANVTLSALLSGVNLGAGDYWISFSGDDMHFDTLGAGNAGQVGLGSLGNGGTPQNVSELSFRLHSAEVPEPSSLGLLGLGILALGVSRRRFIK, encoded by the coding sequence ATGAAGAATGTTTTGCTAACACTGAAGTACTCGCTGGCCATCTTGGCCCTAGGCTTTACCCTTAGCGCTAACGCAGCGCTAATTTGGGACAATGGTACCGGTACCGATAATATCGGTGGGCATTGCTCCTCTTGTGGAGACATGGACGCGCATACTATGTTCGACAATTTTTCGCTTACGGCCGGTGTAGCTGATTTAACCGTAGAGTGGGATGCGAGCTTTTACAATATTCTGCCAACGGCTGGTGCAGATACCGATGTTCGTTTAAGCATCTGGAATGCCTATAATCAAGATCAGGTTTGGACAAACGTATTTGATTTCCAAGAGTTGGATCTGCTTTCTACTAACAAGACTCAAGGCGTCAATGCGAACGTAACCCTTTCAGCTCTTTTGAGCGGCGTAAATCTGGGTGCAGGCGATTACTGGATCTCTTTTTCTGGCGATGATATGCACTTTGATACGCTAGGCGCCGGTAACGCCGGTCAGGTTGGTCTCGGTTCTCTCGGAAACGGTGGAACACCACAAAATGTATCCGAGCTGAGCTTTCGTTTGCACTCAGCTGAAGTTCCAGAGCCATCAAGTCTTGGCTTGTTGGGCTTAGGTATTCTTGCTTTAGGCGTTTCTCGTCGTCGTTTTATTAAGTAG
- a CDS encoding tetratricopeptide repeat protein, translated as MNNSGAYNPQLDQFHRMLGFLERDPGNVSLMENVVSMGVDIQEWNAVEGLLSEATKRGMRTPKLLAYHGTVVLRAGDIETAKAFFKDAHEGGLSDDGINYNLAFCHYLSGEYSEALLCLNSESSEDFAREYSVLYARCQHHLGEISEAISRLQRCEACATDIEAQALLSLLTYDSGELELAIAKASAVLDLVVPGKRSMDALLAKGGALTDLRRYDEAAPLFEELTQGFPDIGRGWYGLALLQFNNFKIDEALESITIALKTMADHLGSWHLQAWCYISRSELDGALEAFKTAYKLDRGFGETHGGLAAVYALQGERALANKHLKLARKLNAAGMATIYAEMVMLNRSGQHEQAKKLFDTAKSAKNEQLGVIPEILINERLEALSREGGPIDVGENNVGH; from the coding sequence ATGAATAATTCGGGTGCTTATAATCCGCAACTCGATCAATTTCATCGTATGCTGGGCTTCTTAGAGAGGGACCCTGGCAATGTCAGCCTTATGGAGAATGTTGTCTCTATGGGGGTGGATATACAGGAATGGAATGCGGTTGAGGGGTTGTTATCGGAGGCTACGAAGAGAGGGATGCGCACGCCTAAGCTTCTCGCTTACCATGGAACCGTGGTACTTCGTGCCGGCGATATAGAAACAGCAAAAGCTTTTTTTAAGGATGCGCATGAAGGCGGGCTAAGTGATGATGGTATTAACTATAACCTAGCGTTTTGCCACTATTTGAGCGGTGAGTACAGTGAAGCATTGCTGTGTTTGAATAGTGAGTCCTCGGAGGACTTTGCTCGAGAATATAGTGTGTTATACGCACGCTGCCAGCATCATCTAGGTGAAATTAGTGAAGCTATTTCTAGGCTTCAACGATGTGAGGCTTGTGCTACTGATATTGAAGCTCAAGCTTTACTATCATTGTTAACTTATGACTCTGGAGAATTAGAGCTGGCGATAGCCAAGGCTAGTGCCGTGCTGGATCTTGTTGTCCCCGGCAAGCGGTCGATGGATGCGTTACTGGCCAAGGGTGGCGCGCTAACTGATTTGAGGCGGTATGATGAGGCTGCTCCGCTATTCGAAGAGTTGACTCAAGGCTTTCCCGATATTGGGCGAGGTTGGTACGGACTTGCACTTTTACAATTTAATAACTTTAAAATCGATGAGGCTCTTGAATCGATCACTATAGCATTAAAAACTATGGCCGATCACCTCGGCAGTTGGCACCTTCAGGCGTGGTGCTATATCTCCCGCTCTGAGTTAGATGGGGCGCTAGAAGCCTTTAAGACGGCCTACAAACTTGATCGTGGCTTTGGCGAAACTCATGGGGGGTTAGCAGCTGTTTATGCCCTGCAGGGAGAGAGAGCACTCGCCAATAAGCATTTAAAGTTAGCGAGAAAGCTAAATGCGGCTGGTATGGCAACGATATATGCAGAGATGGTTATGTTGAACAGAAGTGGGCAGCATGAGCAAGCGAAAAAGCTGTTCGATACTGCGAAATCAGCAAAGAATGAACAGCTAGGTGTTATTCCAGAAATATTGATTAATGAACGTTTAGAGGCGCTATCTCGAGAGGGAGGCCCGATTGATGTTGGAGAGAATAATGTTGGACATTGA
- a CDS encoding 4Fe-4S dicluster domain-containing protein yields MAVHFLAVEHLPSLLTALKVHGYDVVGPMVRDGAIVYDHLEDISELPLGVMSVQRPGTYRLSESTSGRYFSWANGPSALKPLLYKARQALWTVEQVAVATVDGLVFKDTLPEPVKTAVIGVRPCDIAAMKIQDQHFLQSDYVDPYYQAERNSLFTVAVNCSTSNDTCFCASTGDGPALDDGYDLLLDELESGFLIRSGSDAGTAILEKLPIMKAGSDLIELAEQQSQKAAEKQKRYLIDENMHANLFSQLDSRRWYDIADRCLSCGNCTSVCPTCFCHRETETADLDGTKSTHYREWSSCFNADHSVMHGHALRDSSELRYRQWMLHKLGSWINQYGRSGCVGCGRCIAWCPVGIDFPAEANAISGEFDLWEQ; encoded by the coding sequence ATGGCTGTTCATTTTCTTGCGGTGGAGCATCTGCCCAGCTTACTCACTGCCCTAAAAGTACATGGATACGATGTTGTTGGCCCCATGGTTCGCGATGGCGCAATTGTTTACGATCATCTTGAAGATATATCTGAATTGCCTCTTGGGGTGATGTCTGTTCAGCGGCCCGGTACTTATCGTTTGTCGGAATCCACTTCCGGTCGATATTTTTCCTGGGCAAATGGCCCTAGTGCACTTAAGCCCCTTTTATATAAAGCCCGTCAAGCCCTGTGGACAGTCGAACAGGTGGCCGTGGCTACGGTAGATGGTTTGGTGTTTAAGGACACCTTGCCGGAGCCAGTTAAAACGGCGGTTATCGGTGTGCGCCCCTGCGATATCGCCGCAATGAAAATACAGGATCAACATTTTTTACAAAGTGATTATGTCGACCCGTACTACCAGGCGGAGCGCAACAGTTTGTTTACTGTCGCGGTTAATTGCAGTACGTCAAACGACACGTGTTTTTGTGCGTCGACAGGGGACGGCCCGGCGCTAGATGACGGTTACGACTTATTGCTAGATGAGCTGGAGTCGGGTTTTCTCATTCGATCTGGTTCAGACGCGGGCACGGCCATTTTAGAGAAGCTACCGATTATGAAAGCGGGTTCGGATTTAATTGAGCTTGCCGAGCAACAGTCTCAAAAAGCAGCAGAAAAGCAAAAACGGTATTTAATAGATGAAAATATGCATGCCAATTTATTCTCGCAATTAGATAGCCGGCGTTGGTACGACATAGCTGATCGCTGTTTGTCTTGTGGTAATTGTACTTCGGTTTGCCCCACCTGCTTTTGTCACAGAGAAACCGAGACCGCTGATTTGGATGGTACAAAGTCTACGCATTATCGTGAATGGAGCAGTTGTTTTAACGCTGACCACAGTGTAATGCACGGTCATGCTTTGCGTGATAGTAGCGAGTTGCGTTACCGGCAATGGATGCTGCACAAATTGGGCAGTTGGATAAATCAGTATGGTCGATCTGGCTGCGTAGGCTGTGGCCGCTGTATTGCCTGGTGTCCGGTTGGCATCGATTTTCCGGCAGAGGCCAATGCTATTAGTGGGGAGTTTGACCTATGGGAACAGTAG
- a CDS encoding HypC/HybG/HupF family hydrogenase formation chaperone yields MCLAVPMQIKTLNDKLARCEACGVSRDVSLQLIEDQAIAVGDFVLVHLGYAIQKVPAPDARTCWESYDAMQQASDMKICHNNSDDGNQHA; encoded by the coding sequence ATGTGCCTCGCTGTTCCAATGCAAATCAAAACCCTAAACGATAAGCTGGCAAGATGCGAAGCCTGCGGTGTCTCTCGGGACGTTTCCCTTCAGCTGATCGAAGACCAAGCCATTGCTGTTGGTGATTTTGTACTGGTACATCTGGGTTATGCCATTCAGAAGGTGCCTGCGCCCGACGCCCGTACCTGCTGGGAAAGTTACGATGCCATGCAGCAAGCCAGCGACATGAAAATTTGTCACAACAACTCCGATGACGGCAACCAACATGCATGA
- a CDS encoding hydrogenase maturation nickel metallochaperone HypA/HybF codes for MHEFSLCQNLLREAHRIARSEYTEQNPHTPATNDNLVITALSVRMGLFSGVDKHLMQRAFEVALHDFHCYWPTLKADKYRPYHNVFFAPRVELHIEEVPASVYCHDCDTKFNVDHHQFRKNYLSCAHNEAHKTQMLSGDELLLVNLAMHPQPGDPASILFGRPPVEGSPRV; via the coding sequence ATGCATGAATTCAGCCTGTGTCAAAACCTGTTGCGCGAAGCTCATAGAATAGCTCGCAGCGAATATACAGAACAAAACCCCCACACACCGGCTACCAACGACAACCTAGTGATTACAGCCTTGTCCGTGCGCATGGGTTTATTTTCCGGGGTAGACAAACACTTGATGCAACGCGCCTTTGAAGTTGCTCTACATGACTTTCATTGTTACTGGCCAACACTGAAAGCCGACAAATACAGACCCTACCACAATGTGTTTTTTGCGCCTCGTGTAGAGCTACACATTGAAGAAGTTCCCGCTTCTGTATATTGCCACGATTGCGATACAAAATTTAACGTAGATCACCATCAATTTCGTAAAAATTACCTATCTTGTGCGCACAACGAAGCACATAAAACTCAAATGCTTTCCGGCGACGAGTTATTACTGGTTAACCTCGCCATGCATCCACAACCCGGCGACCCCGCGAGTATTTTATTCGGCCGCCCCCCCGTGGAGGGCAGCCCCCGTGTGTGA
- a CDS encoding FAD/NAD(P)-binding protein, producing the protein MGTVEMESTPVACTAQQKMSNAYVPMSATIVERIEETPGIFTWKLRFDKSRDRAAFSYNAGQFNMVYLFGIGEVAISIMGSDGDCFLHTIQAVGRVTNAMANLCVGARVGVRGPYGQGWPMVQSKSRDLVFVTGGLGSAPVISAIREAIAHRDDYGRIVIMQTVLHRDDMLWEAQYEQWRGIRAVQVLLASDKEKQADPNWRKGRAAALFREAKFDINHCTIMCCGPHPMMTSTSRLLLEVGVKETDIYLSLERNMQCALGHCGHCQMDEAFVCKDGPVFTYKRIKDVLERRGF; encoded by the coding sequence ATGGGAACAGTAGAAATGGAATCGACCCCGGTTGCATGCACTGCACAGCAAAAAATGAGCAACGCTTATGTGCCGATGTCGGCCACGATTGTTGAACGCATTGAGGAAACTCCGGGTATTTTTACGTGGAAGCTGCGCTTTGACAAAAGCCGTGATCGCGCGGCTTTCAGCTACAACGCTGGGCAGTTCAACATGGTGTATTTGTTTGGTATTGGAGAGGTGGCGATCTCTATTATGGGTAGCGATGGTGATTGTTTTTTACATACCATTCAGGCAGTGGGGCGGGTGACGAATGCCATGGCGAATTTATGTGTAGGGGCTCGCGTTGGTGTTCGTGGGCCCTATGGCCAAGGCTGGCCAATGGTGCAGTCTAAAAGTCGGGATCTGGTATTCGTGACCGGCGGTTTAGGTTCTGCACCGGTTATTTCGGCCATTCGTGAAGCTATTGCCCATCGTGATGATTATGGTCGTATTGTAATTATGCAAACGGTTTTACACCGTGATGACATGCTGTGGGAAGCACAATATGAACAGTGGCGAGGCATCCGTGCAGTGCAAGTATTGTTGGCGTCGGATAAAGAAAAGCAAGCCGACCCTAACTGGCGAAAAGGACGCGCGGCGGCACTTTTTCGCGAAGCCAAATTTGACATTAACCACTGCACCATTATGTGCTGTGGCCCGCATCCAATGATGACCAGTACGTCGCGTCTATTGCTGGAGGTAGGCGTTAAAGAAACCGATATTTATTTAAGCCTTGAACGCAATATGCAGTGTGCGCTTGGTCATTGTGGACACTGCCAAATGGACGAAGCTTTTGTGTGCAAGGACGGCCCGGTGTTTACCTATAAACGCATTAAAGATGTGCTTGAACGTAGGGGATTTTAG
- the hypE gene encoding hydrogenase expression/formation protein HypE: MSKRITLAHGNGGLLMRELVEECFARKLANTHLNTDLDAAQLNLAGNQWAMTTDGFTVQPLFFPGGNIGSLAIHGTANDLAVSGARARYLSLNAFIEEGLPFSELDNIISAMASAANEAKISIVTGDTKVVPRGHGGGIYFATTGIGEKLPEFQLHPNRLQAGDKVIISGPIGNHGIAVMMAREDFGLHSEIQSDSANVWPLVAALRQLKNPNAVKLLRDPTRGGLNMVVHDWSHFSKLGIELCEHSLPIQPEVNTVCNILGYDPLSLACEGRIVAAVESSIAEDLIARWRNQPLGQEAAVIGELTNAHQQVVINTTIGGQRLLSPLEDEPLPRIC; the protein is encoded by the coding sequence ATGAGTAAACGAATAACACTTGCGCACGGCAATGGCGGCCTATTAATGCGCGAACTAGTAGAGGAGTGCTTTGCCCGTAAGCTGGCCAACACGCACCTCAACACCGATTTAGATGCCGCCCAGCTAAACCTTGCCGGCAACCAGTGGGCGATGACCACCGATGGCTTTACCGTGCAACCCCTCTTTTTCCCCGGCGGCAATATCGGCAGCCTCGCCATTCACGGTACCGCAAACGATTTGGCCGTATCCGGTGCTCGTGCACGCTATCTAAGCTTAAATGCTTTTATAGAAGAAGGCCTGCCGTTTAGCGAGCTCGATAACATAATTTCCGCCATGGCCAGCGCTGCCAATGAGGCAAAAATATCTATCGTCACCGGCGACACCAAGGTTGTACCTCGCGGCCATGGGGGCGGAATCTATTTCGCTACAACCGGTATTGGCGAAAAACTACCCGAATTTCAATTGCACCCAAATAGATTGCAGGCAGGTGATAAAGTCATTATTTCGGGCCCCATCGGTAATCATGGAATTGCCGTGATGATGGCCCGTGAAGATTTTGGACTACACAGCGAAATTCAATCCGACTCCGCCAACGTGTGGCCACTAGTGGCAGCACTACGCCAATTAAAAAACCCAAACGCCGTTAAATTACTGCGCGATCCAACCCGCGGCGGGCTCAATATGGTTGTTCATGACTGGAGTCACTTTAGTAAACTAGGCATTGAACTTTGTGAACATTCACTTCCCATTCAACCGGAGGTAAATACCGTGTGTAACATCCTCGGCTACGACCCGCTAAGCCTTGCCTGCGAAGGTCGTATAGTCGCTGCGGTCGAAAGTAGTATTGCAGAGGACCTAATTGCACGCTGGCGAAACCAGCCCTTAGGGCAAGAAGCCGCTGTAATCGGCGAGCTTACCAACGCTCATCAACAGGTAGTCATTAATACAACCATCGGCGGCCAGCGGCTTTTATCGCCGCTTGAGGACGAGCCACTACCGCGTATCTGCTAG
- the hypB gene encoding hydrogenase nickel incorporation protein HypB, translating to MLHPRKQQPLLNTAKLVAPLAVSKHNHTLLHSIMSNNDKQASANRERLKKHTIFCLNLMSSPGAGKTRLLEATIGRMHKQLRIAVIEGDLETENDAIRIRKQGVEAIQITTGSACHLDAHYIEDALKKLDLANLDLIFIENVGNLVCPAAFDLGQHKNIVLLSTTEGDDKPLKYPVMFRKVDGMIISKVELLAFFDDFSIARATKNFQRLANDGDIWSLSAKTGLNMDSWVHWLQTQVEAAQSTHDAIIDLP from the coding sequence ATGCTTCACCCCAGAAAACAACAGCCATTACTAAACACCGCTAAACTTGTAGCCCCGCTCGCCGTATCCAAACACAATCACACACTTCTACACAGCATTATGTCAAACAACGATAAGCAGGCATCGGCTAATCGCGAACGACTAAAAAAGCACACTATATTTTGTCTGAACCTTATGTCATCTCCGGGGGCAGGTAAAACCCGATTGCTAGAAGCAACTATTGGGCGCATGCATAAGCAACTGCGTATAGCCGTGATTGAAGGTGATCTTGAAACCGAAAACGATGCCATTCGTATTCGAAAACAAGGTGTAGAAGCCATTCAAATTACCACCGGCAGCGCCTGTCATCTAGACGCTCACTATATTGAGGATGCGCTGAAAAAATTGGATTTAGCCAACCTCGACCTTATTTTTATAGAAAACGTGGGCAACCTAGTTTGCCCCGCCGCGTTCGACCTTGGACAACACAAAAATATCGTTTTACTTTCCACCACAGAAGGCGACGATAAACCACTCAAATACCCGGTTATGTTTCGAAAAGTGGACGGCATGATTATCTCAAAAGTAGAGCTGCTAGCGTTTTTCGACGATTTCTCCATTGCCCGTGCCACAAAAAATTTCCAGAGGCTAGCCAACGACGGTGACATTTGGTCGCTTTCCGCGAAAACCGGATTAAATATGGACAGCTGGGTACACTGGCTACAAACACAAGTCGAGGCCGCTCAATCCACCCACGACGCGATAATTGACTTACCGTGA